The proteins below come from a single Zea mays cultivar B73 chromosome 8, Zm-B73-REFERENCE-NAM-5.0, whole genome shotgun sequence genomic window:
- the LOC103635008 gene encoding cytochrome P450 71A1: MALEPIALLLTVLIAAPLTVLLLFLVAGNKKAARAASPTPPRRRDRLRLPLPPSPRGLPLVGHLHLLGALPHRALMSLARAHGPVLLLRLGRVPTVIVSSAAAAEEVMRARDLTFANRPASAMAERLLYGRDVAFAPYGEYWRQVRRVCVVHLLSARHVGSFRRVREQEAAALAARVARDSAGGAAVGLSDLLTEYANAVVSRAAFGDESARGLLDEFDSGRRQRKVLSDLQKLIGTTPLGELLPWLGWVDAVTGLEGKIRRTFEALDGLLEKVIDDHRRRPRNGEDGSHRDFVDVLLDVHEKDQEHGIQLESNEIKAIILDMFAAGTDTTTTVMEWAMAELVTHPRAMRRAQDEVRAAAAGSTGVNEDHVAQLDYLKAVLKETLRLHAPVPLLVPREPAADTEILGYHVPARTRVLVNAWAIGRDPATWERAEEFVPERFLGGGAAANVGFKGQHFELLPFGAGRRMCPGIAFAEGSAEMALASLLYHFDWEASRGQNREGTPSLDMTEMSGITVHIKSGLPLVSKPWSGSPLN, encoded by the exons ATGGCTCTCGAACCCATCGCCCTCCTGCTCACGGTGCTCATCGCCGCGCCGCTCACggtcctcctcctcttcctcgtcGCCGGCAACAAGAAGGCCGCTCGCGCTGCTTCTCCCACGCCGCCTCGCCGCCGTGATCGCTTAAGGCTcccgctgccgccgtcgccgcggGGCCTCCCGCTGGTGGGCCACCTGCACCTGCTGGGCGCGTTGCCGCACCGCGCGCTGATGTCCCTGGCGCGCGCGCACGGCCCGGTGCTGCTGCTCCGCCTGGGCCGCGTGCCCACGGTGATCGTGTCCTCCGCAGCCGCCGCCGAGGAGGTGATGCGGGCGCGGGACCTGACGTTCGCTAACCGGCCCGCGAGCGCCATGGCCGAGCGCCTCCTCTACGGCCGCGACGTCGCGTTCGCGCCCTACGGCGAGTACTGGCGCCAGGTGCGCCGCGTCTGCGTCGTCCACCTCCTCAGCGCGCGTCACGTCGGGTCCTTCCGCCGCGTCCGAGAGCAGGAGGCCGCCGCGCTGGCCGCACGCGTCGCCCGGGACAGCGCCGGTGGCGCGGCCGTCGGCCTCAGCGATCTCCTCACCGAGTACGCCAACGCCGTTGTGTCGCGCGCCGCGTTCGGCGACGAGAGCGCGCGCGGACTGTTGGACGAATTCGACTCCGGCCGCCGGCAGAGGAAGGTGCTCAGCGACTTACAGAAGCTCATAGGGACGACGCCCCTCGGGGAGTTGCTGCCGTGGCTAGGCTGGGTGGACGCCGTCACCGGGCTGGAGGGGAAGATCAGGCGGACGTTCGAGGCGCTTGACGGGTTGCTCGAGAAGGTGATCGATGACCACCGCCGGAGACCTCGCAACGGGGAGGACGGCAGCCACCGAGACTTCGTGGACGTGTTGCTGGACGTCCACGAGAAGGATCAAGAGCATGGCATCCAACTAGAGAGCAACGAAATCAAGGCCATCATCTTG GACATGTTCGCGGCAGGCACGGACACGACAACCACGGTGATGGAATGGGCCATGGCGGAGCTCGTCACCCACCCGCGCGCCATGCGGAGAGCCCAGGACGAGGTCCGCGCGGCGGCGGCCGGTTCAACTGGCGTCAACGAGGACCACGTCGCGCAGCTGGACTACCTCAAGGCCGTGCTGAAGGAGACGCTCCGGCTGCACGCGCCGGTGCCACTGCTGGTGCCCCGGGAGCCGGCGGCGGACACCGAGATCCTGGGGTACCACGTCCCGGCGCGCACGCGCGTGCTGGTCAACGCCTGGGCAATTGGCCGGGACCCCGCGACGTGGGAGCGCGCCGAGGAATTCGTACCGGAGAGGTTCTTGGGCGGCGGCGCCGCAGCCAACGTCGGCTTCAAGGGGCAGCACTTCGAGCTCCTGCCGTTCGGCGCCGGCAGGAGGATGTGCCCCGGGATCGCGTTCGCGGAGGGAAGCGCCGAGATGGCGCTGGCGAGCTTGCTGTATCATTTTGACTGGGAGGCGAGCCGGGGCCAGAACCGGGAAGGGACGCCGTCGCTGGACATGACCGAGATGAGCGGGATAACCGTGCATATCAAGTCCGGTCTGCCGCTTGTATCCAAGCCGTGGAGTGGATCCCCCTTGAACTAG